In Camelina sativa cultivar DH55 chromosome 13, Cs, whole genome shotgun sequence, the genomic window GCTAATTTGGgtctattttgtaaaatgtcTAAAAgggtttttccttttctatattCCAAATCATTTTAACGACCCTTAATGACCTGAGTACACACGAAAACTATCGTAGTGGCTAGTGAGTATACTACAAGAATTTAAATGGCAAACTAGGATATACCCCTAAAGATGAGATCtgacaaaaagaaaggaaagacAAACTTTAGGACGAAGTAAATGCGTGTCTCCTCCTCGTGAGCATTGCATGATGCATGGCTACCTATTTTATCATTTTGCCCACCACAAACTTATACACCCCAAATCATTTTTATTGACTCTTTCTCTCTACACAGCCGTTGCGAACTTTCctataattttgtgttacaacacgccaaagaaaaagaaaaaaaaaacaatataatatattttaccacatgtggtaaTTTTGTCCTCTTCTTTTCAAAAGATTCACTAGAtccaatggttttttttttttaaaaaaaaataacgtaACTCGAAcatttgttctgttttgcttttatattcacaaaaatcacaatatctataagtaaaataatataatcctAGAGAGTAAcgattatatagtctacaaaatcTTATAATCAcactaacaacaaaaaaacggCTATGGAATTAAATACAAGACAATTTCAAAACTATTAAGATCTCATAAacatagtttttatatattataaaaggaaaataaaagggagaaaaggtaaaaagaacaaaaaggtttatttatttattttattattgttcagGAATAGAAACTAGCACTGGTCTCCATGGTTTTCTCAAAATCCTCAACCGAAATGATTGAACCGAACCCAATCTTCGACCCGTTAACTCTCTCCCGTCACCGTTATAAGCAACGGAGCGAACTGTCACCGGCGACAGATTCTCGCTTCTCTCTTCTCCACCGCCTCGGCAAATCTCTTCTCTACCATTGAACGGCGGCGACGGCGATGTCACCAAGAGCTCTCTCAGTTTACCCCTAGCAGCACGGTGGTTCCCCCTCTTATTTTTCCCGTAGTTTCCATCAGATTCCGGCGAATCCTCAAGGATCTGACGGAGATTGCGTCTGCGACTGTCGGAGCTCCTTTCGAACAACATCCGCAGGGTTTTGCGTCGCCGGAGATTAAATACAGGGCTCTTCGTCGGACTCATCGCAGGGTTCCCGGCGGCAGAGGATGCATCTAAGCTGCGATGTGCGGCGAAGAGCTTGAATTTGTGTAGGCGGGAGAGTGACATGCTGAGATCCAACGGTGGATCGAGTCGAGACGATCACGAGTTCGCCGTCCGATCGcgaatcttcttcctcttcttactttttttttttttttttttttNTACGGTCACATTTATAGAAGATGCAAGAAGTTAGCAAGTAACGGCGAAGTATtcataatataaatcatattttaaagtaGTGGATTTATTTATGTGTAATCTTTGTCAATATTAGATTTAAATCGATATACATACTATAaaccttattaaaaaaattcaccaaATTGCAATTAAGGGGAAGTTATTAGTCGCGACATAACCAAGAAAAAGTATTTGGAAGCACCTGACACGTGTATGCTTATATAGAGTCTGTCTAAATTAATCACGCTTAATGAGGCCCCCTCTCAATTTGGAATTTAGCCTAACCCCGCGTGCGAGGCCCACTCAGTCTACTTCTATACACGGAAAAGCCCAAAATGTGTGGACAATAATTGAGCGATTTTTGTCATATTAATGTGCattaatactatttttattttcttgtctgGGTCTGGCACACTTGGTGAAATCGAGTAATATTTCCAGTCAGTCTCATCGAAAATGCCTGAAGGCCCTGAACAACATTAACCAATATAtaccatctatatatatacttaccgACCACCtgaataatttctttaattcGCAATAGAATCCAAACCGCAACATTTTACTCATATGCTTCACCATACTTCAGAATAACACTGCCTTGCGTACAAAGCTAGATTATTCATAGACAGAGACCACGAAGGGGAAAAGAGATGGAACAAAATTGCCTTGGCTCTCTAgctattctttaaaaaaaatatatttgtcttcttcctaagtaaaacaaaatggtaaaagagagaataacattaaaaatatatatatatatattttcagcgAGCCAAAGAACCCAAAAACATGATTTTATTACTCTTGTATTAAGAATCTATGCAATAGAAgcatttaatgaaaaaaaacctGGTTatatttagtgattttgtggcTGTGTCTCATCTTGGTTCTTGGCTTTACTCCTTAGCATCTCAGTGAAGTTGCCTTTCATGATACGTCTGAATCTCGTGTCTTCAGTAGCAGCAGCCGTAACCTTTGGTGACTCAGGTCCTTGAAGTGTTGGTGATGACGGTGCAATCGCAGTGGTTTCCATTGCTTCTTTTTTCCCCAACAAGCCACCTTCTCCAAACAAGCTTGTCACAGATGATGCAATCCCCAAATGAGCACCCATAGCTTTACTGATTGCTTCAAATGTCCCACCTGATCTCTCCTTCATTATGATCTCTAACGCTTCTTTGTGAGCTGGATCTAGCGCGTCTGGATCTTTCAGTAGGTTTTGTATCGCCGGAAGGAGGTATTCTCGGACACTTGTTTGAGACAGATCTTCAGAAACATGTTTCAAAACATAAACGAGTTAACCTTTGAACACTCAAACATgtatgaaaaagaagaagaaagttttggttttggtactCTTACCGGTTGCATCGAGTGCACGAATGGCTTCACAGAACGCGTTAGCTCTTTCTCGGCGACGATTTACATCTGTTGAAGAGCTTGGACTTGCTGAGAGTTGTAAAATCTTGGACAAAAGATAATCTCGAAGCCGTTCTGTTGTGTGAGGAATAGCAACTAAGAGTGCACGAATGACTGCGATTATAGCCTCATGAGAACCATCTTCGAGAAAAGCATCCATCTGGACTAGGATTTTATCAACAATCTGCATCATACACAAATTTAATTAGCACATAAAAGTAATTGGAGAATTTTATTATGCCTTCAAGTAATTCGAAAATTTTATTATGCATTATTACCATGTCGACTTTGAAATGTTGTGCTACAGATCCAAATGCATCTATGCTTGCGTACTTCACATTCAGGTTCTGGTCTGAGCCAAGAGTGATCAAGGCTGGTAACACATTGGCAGAAGCTACTTTGGCGTCGATATATGGAACCTGTGCAAGTATATAACAAATCTTCGGTAAATAAAAAACTTGGGGAAAAAGGTGAAAGTTTGTGTGTGCGTGCTTGTTGTTGAGAAGCTTACAATAGTCTTCAACAACTTAGCAGCGTTGATTTTGAGTTCTGCAGTGGAATCCACGACCATTTCCCACAAAATCCCGAATATCATGCTATGGTGTTCCGGAAATGTGCTGTAAGAGGTGGTCTACATTAGTAAGAATAAGAAGTTCCAGGAAAACATAATTAACAGTGGAAGCTTTAGAGCACGCACCAAAGGAAGCGAACTGCATCCAAAACTTCGTTATTGTGCTTCGATGActggttttcttttgttttactctcGACTAAGAGTTGTCGTAAGAAGATAGTTAATTCGTCGTGTTTACTTGGTGCACCAAGAACTCCTGCCAAAAGAAGCGGTAGAATACAAAGAGTGGCAAGTCTATTGGCTACAGCAGTTCTTGGTTTCAGGCCTGaagaaaggaaacaagaatCAATGTCAAATCCTCTTTTCAGGAAATTTTCTGTCGCTTTCTATCCAGCAATTAAGTAACCTTTTATCCTTGGATGGATTGCAGAAGGTAAGAATTGAAGATCCGCCTCATCATCTCCAACAGCCACCAAAAATACAGGTAACTCAATGTGAGCTAGGTAGGAACTTCCAAAAAGTTCAGACACAGCCAAGAGAAACTGGAAACCAGCACGGAGGATTTTTAACGATTAATGTAATTACTCCTAAGATCAATAGAAAATAAGAGAACAGTTTCCAACACAATTTCTACCTTTGTTATCCGATTTCTCAAATGATCTTCCTTCTGGGGCAACATGCATGCCAGTTGCAACAAGTTAGCAAAGCAATCAACGTGCATCCATTCAAACATAGGCCACTCAGAACGTCCCCTGGTCAGATATTCCAGTCAGATAAGTAGTACGATTATATAAAAGAAGATGTCAGAAACTAGAAGAAATTGTTGTTGTCCAGAGTAGTTGAGGGGTTTGAGAAGCTTACTCGGCATAGGTCTCaagcaaagaaacagagaaggcAGATTCCTCTGATTTTGAGATAGAGGAAAAAGGACATGTTGCCATTGACTTCTGGTGTATAGCTGGAAGCAACTCCATGAGCATTCTTAGCAGGACATCAATGTTCCATCGCTCACGTTCACCTAAGACTCGTAGATGAGACTCCAATGACCCTTCAACTCCAGAAAGGGGCGGGCAGTGCTGCAATGAAAAGGACTTAAAATGAGGTATTCCAACAACCATTCGCAGTTAATATCTTAAAATGGATAATGTATTGAGTCTATACCTGAGCAGAGCTCAatgtgtgagagagaagaactCTCAAGATATGATCCAGTCTGTTACCCCATTTTATCACTGCAGGAAGTAGTTCTTTCAATGTGGTTTCAACCACCAGGCCAGATGGATCGCATATCAGCTGAAACATCATCTCCTCGACCTAATAAACAAGTAGAAAGCTAGTGTTGTAGCATGGTTTTATGGATATTAACAAAACGTCTATGCTATTGTCTCATGACAACCTAAAGACACCACCATATCCTAGAATTCTGTAATCAGCCTGTTTTGGAGCTACAAATTTAGTGACGCTGACCTTGAAATATTTGTCTGTGTTTGGAAAGAGTGGAAGCAGCAATGCCAGATTATGAGCGGCAGCCTCTCGAACAACGGTAGCAGAATCTTCTATGAGTTGTTGTACAATAGACAAAATGAGAGAGTCGCGTATCTCAGGGCGGACATATTCTGCAAGCTCCCCACATGATTGAGCAACTAGCAGCCTGCGTTCTTCATATGTATGATTTATCTGAAATAGACAACCAGCATGTAATCACTCAtatcaagaaaataacaaaaaatgtcCAAAGCGTGCGCAAGAGTAGCATTCACCTGTTCCCAGCACTGTGGAAGCAATTCTGTCTCTGTTCTCATTTCCCCAACATTCCTCGATAGGCTAACACATGCCTGAGATAAACAGTAAAACGCCTCAAGCTCAAAACCTTACAAGTCTTATTATACACAATGAAAGCTTAAAAGGTAATACAATAACCTACATCCATTATAATCCTTCTCTGCTGTTCATCTGGACGTTTGATCAGGTTGAACAATGTATGAGTCAAGGAGTCTCTTGTACTGCTAACTGGATGCCGCTCAATTGCACACATCATCAGGGGAAGGAGTTCCTATCAGTTAAAGaaaccaaataattaatatttcatCCACTGGTCCTGACTGGTAATATTGAGAAAAGAACTCAAACCTCTCGATGGTTTATCAGAACATATGGAACAATCTTCGGCAAAGCATCAGCGAGTATCTGAATAGTTCCTAAACCCTGCAAATGGAAAGAGGAATATTCAAACAACCATCTAACATTTTGTTGACACAACATTAGCAACGTATAGCGAAAGGAAAGCAGACAGCTACATTGCCCTCTACCAATTTTTCTGATGACCAAACAGGAGCTCTTTCAAAGTACTGTATTAGATCATTTagcaaaggtaaaaaaaaaaacaggcaGTCACGATATAAGAGCAAGTATTCCAAAGCATGATCAAGACTTGCCATTTCCTCAGAATCAGCTTCACCATTTGCTTTGTCTGATTTTGAGTTAGAACCACGACCAATCCCAGGATCCACTTTCAAGATGCTTCCAAGGTCTCCGGGTGGAAAACTTCCGTTTGATGGACTTAACAAATAGTTTGAGACTTCTTTCTGGTTCTGCAAAGTACTATTGCTGGCCTCTGCAGTGACCTCTCTTTGATCAGCTATTATATTCTTAACTTCTTCCACCACCAGATCGTCTTCTGTTTGTATGTGCCCTTTCTCAGCCGATATAGAACTTTCATAAACCAAACCACCATCCTTTTCTACTATTGGTTTCTCAACTTCCTCTGGTAGAGAGCTTAACTGTTCCTCGCCATTATCCTTGGATTGTAATTTTACAGGATCGCCTTCATTCGCTGACATGTACTGACCAGCACGAGACCCTTCAATATGCATTTTAAGAGAAGTGATCTCAGCCCTACAGTCATTGAGGATCATCCTCTGATGCTCTGAGGATTGCTTCAAACTTTGCACCTGAAAACTATCAGTGTCATTTCAGGTATTTACATTTCAGATATGTATGAGCCTCTCTCTTCAAGATATCCAGTCTATAAAAAATGACTACCTGCTTTTCTCTATCCCTCAGATCCTTCTGAAGTGATTCTGTAGACTTGTTAAAAGCACTGATTTGCTCTTCGAAATCTTCTTTGCTCTTAAGTAGTCCATCCTTTTCTTTGTTTAGCCTCTCGATCTCCTTTTTTAGTGAATCATTCTCCTGAAGCATGGCTATTTTCTCCTGCATCCAAGAAAATTGCGAACCATGAgttattcaaattcaaaatatatatggaaCATTCTGGTGGATTTTATTCTCGCAGATGCTCAAAGTGCAACTTAAATGGTTGGTATAATTCTCAAATACAAAAAGTTGCACTTAAAGCAAGCTCCCATTCTACATAATCATCCCGCAATCAAAATAACATCAAGTTTCAGATAATAACTAGGGGAAAGATGCAGAGGGAAAAGGAGAGGGAAATTGATTTTGTATAAGACAATAACGTCAAAGAACTAAGTTTTCAGGTATTGATATTTCTGACAGCATCAGTTCAATTTGATGAACATGCAAGTTAAGCTTTCAGGATATAACCTCAGCTGCTTCTGAAGTTGATGAGAGGTACTGATAGTAATAATAGCGCAAGGCATCAGGCACATGTGCTGGACTGTCCTGCCAAACGTCCAAGTTCTGGTCTGTCACCTGAGATAAACAGAACAGACatcatatttacaaaattgttCTAAACACAATACCAGCACAGACAAACAGGTCAGACACTTCTGTTTCTCCTTTTGGAGTTAGAGATAATTCAGACCTGAAActtaaattgaaatatttaccCAAAACCTAACAAATATATCAATTCAAGCCCAAACACAAGACACTATCAGCAGCCTCTAAAGGAAATTATACAATTTCACCATAGAGAGTTACAAAATAGTTACCAAAAtggaaaactaaaattaaaataagctACTAGAAAGCTCCAGTTACTTTTTAGTTATTCTTCATTACAACTTTCCTAGATGAAGAGGCAATGAGGCCACAAAATAGgcacaaagcaaaaaaaagctAATCGAGATTCCAAAATGGCGTTTGCGGCAATcagacccaaaaaaagaaacagaagaactAGGTGGGTTGTAGTacgcaaaaaaaataatatacatattaatatacCTCCTCATAAAATGTCATAGCGGTAAGCCTGTAACCTGCAAGAAGAAGATATTCTTTCACTGCACAGTTTAAGTCTTGACGTTCATTGTTCTTCAAAGGCCCTATATCTGTGAAGgaaaaatctttctttttccgTTGAATCTCTGGTCTGTTGTCTTCAAACTCATCTGAGTCCAACTCTGAGATATAACAAACAGTATCAGGACATAGTTTGGTGATTAGGTTGCTACCATGCTGGAAAGTGCATTATAAATGATTGTTTGCATAAAGTAAACCTATGCAGATAAATCTCCATGGAGAAATATGAAAGAATAGAGGAGATGGCCTATAGACAGGAACTGAAAGCTAGACTAGCAAATACTTATTGCAGAGAGAACTTCTAGATACATTAAAGTGTCTGCACTCTGAGACTATGATTTTAGTCAAAGTAGACTCCCTAACCGGTCGGTCATCACTGAAATTTCTGAAACCCTACCGACTTCATGGCACGAAACATGAACAGAGTGTCTATGCATATACGTTTATCGAAGTAGAAGACTATGAGACGAGAAAGAGCAGAATAAATAATTGAGTTATGGATTACCTTTTGACTTGTCAATATGATCAGATTTCTTCTGTCCTTCAGTTTTCAATCTTGTAATATCCTCTTGAGCTAGACGAAATTCATATTCGCTGATAGCTAGTTTCTCAGCTAATGCTTCTTTCTCCTCCAACAAACTTTGTGGATCCGCAACTGTATTTCAGGGTAAAAATTACTAGCCATGCTACCAACCATATTGTCTAAGAAAGCCTGAAGCTAAACCAAAAACCTCAGAATGCCACACAAGATACGACATGTTCATAAAACAAGCGGACTAATCACCCTTCAAGTATGATTGTTTTCAAACTTAAACTATGAGAAGAACATCAAATTGCATGCAGAACAGATACATTCTCACGATTTCTCAATCATTTTCTTGACACCTGTGCTTTTCACAACTTTGAAAACATGTCCATGATCAAACATTTACACTTTCAACTGCTTTGTGAATTAAGTAAGACCAAATAAGATACCCAATTATCATATCCCAAAAAGATCTCTAAAACGTAACGCAGCTCAACCACACTAAGAGGGACGATATAGCAGACAATTTCAGTAACagaaaaaattaacaatgaGAGGCGAATACAAACGCAATGCGAAGAACTGGCGAACCTCGAATTGAATTATACCGAGAAATCTGATCAGGAGAGAAACGGGAAGGATCAGAGAAGAACTCCTTAAGACGAATTGCTTGGGCATCGCGGCCATCATCGAGGAGTTCGTGAAGAAGCTCAAACGCCGTCAAGAGGTAGTTCTCCTCCATCAGGAAGTTCACAAAAAAGTTGCACAACGACGATCGCTCCGCGtccatgttttgttttcttattctttcacgggaaccctaaaacccaatcaGAGGAAACACCTCCTTCGTTCCAATGTCTCTGTGCATTCCGATAGAGAATAAACTCTCACACTTCGATCTGACGCGCGATCGGATTCGATTCACCAGATCGTGTCGGTGTTCTCGTCGATGAGTCTCTCCGGAAAAGAGTGACGGTACGAATCACGTGCGACAATGTAATGGTACACCGTGGATTAGTTGAACCCAGATTGTTTAAACAGTAAGCTATATGGACACGTGGACGGCTCACGTCAAATCAACGTCGTCGTGTGTGCGTGCCTAGGCGATTTCTAAAGTTCGAGAAAAGTCGACGTTTCCGTTGCTCTTTGTAGTGAAAATAAGTAGtaatttaaaactaaagaaagtGTTTAGTCTTTTTGCTAATTGCTTGTAAAAACATGTGAGATACGCAGATTACCAATAAAACCATCGTAATACCTTCAGCTTTTGAATAGCAATGAATTCTCATCAACCACCATGAGGACAAAATTGAAAGTATTGATATTActaatttctttataaaatgtatttggaaagattaaaaaaaaaccgtaaaaaaTCATTGTTACAACAAAGTgagtaaaaaagaaagtgaaacaaGGATCACCTTGACTGAAAGAGACAAAAAGCAGAAGCATGTATAATATGTATGGGAACCAAAACAAACCTGTAAAACCAAATACCCGAAAGTGCAGCAACATGAGTATGGattctttgaccaaaaaaaaaagagtatggaCTCTTAGTTCTCTCAAGAATTGTGGGTGTGTAACTGACCCAAAGCTTCGGTTAGCATCTTGGTTTGACACTGCGACGGCACTTTAGGAGCTGGAGGCTGAGATTTGTAAATCTGAGCACGAGTTATATCGTTGTCATCGACGTCAGTGTTGTAGATGAAAGGATCTCTGCAAGTAGTACTTGGCGCAGCTTCACTTGATGTTTGTACAGATGAATCAACGGGTTTGGCTGGAGGGTAAACATGTGAGGACAACTCTGGTGCTAGAGGGCTACTGGTGCGGACCACTGGGGAATCAACTTGGTGGGAGTTTAAAACCGTGCCAGAATTCACAGGCGGTGCTTGAGCATACCTCGAACTGTACTGCTCGACTGGAATGTAGTATATTGGGTATGGCTGCGGCGGAAGCTGATAATGGGTGTGGTTTGTGTGATGGTATGCTGTGGCAGGCAATGGCATAGGTGAGTTTCCGGCAATGTAAGGATGTCCAGTGTAAATGACCTGTATATGTTGTTGTTGAGCTTGGTTCATAAATGGTGGATACCCGGAAAATGGGATTGGAACTGGTTTGTTAAGCGGAGTCTCGTACAAGTTTGAAGACAACTTGTTCTCCAGAACATGTGAGTGTGTCGGTAGCTC contains:
- the LOC104735644 gene encoding uncharacterized protein LOC104735644 translates to MSLSRLHKFKLFAAHRSLDASSAAGNPAMSPTKSPVFNLRRRKTLRMLFERSSDSRRRNLRQILEDSPESDGNYGKNKRGNHRAARGKLRELLVTSPSPPFNGREEICRGGGEERSENLSPVTVRSVAYNGDGRELTGRRLGSVQSFRLRILRKPWRPVLVSIPEQ
- the LOC104735645 gene encoding lisH domain and HEAT repeat-containing protein KIAA1468 homolog, whose protein sequence is MDAERSSLCNFFVNFLMEENYLLTAFELLHELLDDGRDAQAIRLKEFFSDPSRFSPDQISRYNSIRVADPQSLLEEKEALAEKLAISEYEFRLAQEDITRLKTEGQKKSDHIDKSKELDSDEFEDNRPEIQRKKKDFSFTDIGPLKNNERQDLNCAVKEYLLLAGYRLTAMTFYEEVTDQNLDVWQDSPAHVPDALRYYYYQYLSSTSEAAEEKIAMLQENDSLKKEIERLNKEKDGLLKSKEDFEEQISAFNKSTESLQKDLRDREKQVQSLKQSSEHQRMILNDCRAEITSLKMHIEGSRAGQYMSANEGDPVKLQSKDNGEEQLSSLPEEVEKPIVEKDGGLVYESSISAEKGHIQTEDDLVVEEVKNIIADQREVTAEASNSTLQNQKEVSNYLLSPSNGSFPPGDLGSILKVDPGIGRGSNSKSDKANGEADSEEMGLGTIQILADALPKIVPYVLINHREELLPLMMCAIERHPVSSTRDSLTHTLFNLIKRPDEQQRRIIMDACVSLSRNVGEMRTETELLPQCWEQINHTYEERRLLVAQSCGELAEYVRPEIRDSLILSIVQQLIEDSATVVREAAAHNLALLLPLFPNTDKYFKVEEMMFQLICDPSGLVVETTLKELLPAVIKWGNRLDHILRVLLSHTLSSAQHCPPLSGVEGSLESHLRVLGERERWNIDVLLRMLMELLPAIHQKSMATCPFSSISKSEESAFSVSLLETYAEGRSEWPMFEWMHVDCFANLLQLACMLPQKEDHLRNRITKFLLAVSELFGSSYLAHIELPVFLVAVGDDEADLQFLPSAIHPRIKGLKPRTAVANRLATLCILPLLLAGVLGAPSKHDELTIFLRQLLVESKTKENQSSKHNNEVLDAVRFLCTFPEHHSMIFGILWEMVVDSTAELKINAAKLLKTIVPYIDAKVASANVLPALITLGSDQNLNVKYASIDAFGSVAQHFKVDMIVDKILVQMDAFLEDGSHEAIIAVIRALLVAIPHTTERLRDYLLSKILQLSASPSSSTDVNRRRERANAFCEAIRALDATDLSQTSVREYLLPAIQNLLKDPDALDPAHKEALEIIMKERSGGTFEAISKAMGAHLGIASSVTSLFGEGGLLGKKEAMETTAIAPSSPTLQGPESPKVTAAATEDTRFRRIMKGNFTEMLRSKAKNQDETQPQNH